Within Cellulophaga sp. L1A9, the genomic segment TTTTATAAGGTGATGAAAAGACATCATCTAAATTAGGAGCAACCGTACCTGTAGAACCAAAAACGACACCACCAAACCTACTGATGATAGGAAAGCGATATTCTAAAGCAAAACTAGCTTCAGAATTATCTTGATAACGTCTGCTATTGATGCCTCGCGTTCTTTTACCTCCTAAAGTAAATTGATCTAGAAAGGGCATCCCATCTGTAGCCGTTCCTAAAAACAAATTTGCAGCCAATACTTGATTTTTTCCTACTTTTTGATAAAACCTATTGTCAAGAATAAACTTATTGTAATTAAAGCTAGACCCTAATAAACTCGAGGATACAAAGTAACTCGCTTGAATAAAAAACCCTTTGGTAGGGTAAAAAATATGATCACGAGAATCATAATGTACTACCGCGCCAATATTAGAGACTGCTCCCCCTTCTTTACCTATTACTTCGGAATTTTCTAAGACGCCACCCGCTTTTGATTGTAAATTTTTAAAATCATCTAATTCATACGTTAATCCTGCAGAAATATTGGGGAGTACTTGTCGCAGTACTGAAAGCCTAATTCTGGGAAAACTAACTTCATAGGTTTCCAAATCGCTCTCCTTGCTTTTTATTCCCTGACCAAAATAGTTATAGACGTACCTATAATACCCCACTTCTCCTACATACCTCCACTTTTCTTCATTGGTATACAGTTCAAATGGCACATATATTAATATTTGATTTTTAGTAGTATAACTAGCTCCTAATTGTAAAGAAGAAGCTCTTGTAGTTCTAGGTTGGTTTTTCATCCAGAAAGAGGCTACTCCTAAAGCTCCGAAACCAAAATCTGTTTCTGCCGTGTAGAACGCAACAGGAAAGATGGTTACATTCAGATTTTTGGTAGAATCTTGAGCAACTTCTTGACTGTATCCTTTAAAAAAGAACAGTAATACTAAAACAATTGCAATCTCATTTCCTCGCATCTTCCCAACAAATATTGAACCCGTCAAAGCTATGAATTATATCGCTATAGAAACTGAAATTAATTCTTACGCCGATGGGTTTCCTTTAGTACTACTTTTTATTTTAGTCGTATAGAAATTGGTTAGCTTAATTTCTTCATTAAGTTTTCTTTGCGCTAAGAAAACGAGTAGGCTTAAATGCAATACGATGTATAGTTCTAGGATGAGTATAAAATAAATCATGGTTCAAATAGGTTAAAAGTTAATAGTAGGTATCTCAATTAAAACTACTTACGAGAATTCTAGGGACTAGGTTTTACCTTTTAACTTAGAAATAATACACTTAAACAAAAAAACCTCGTAATTTTTCAATTACGAGGCATCAACCTAAAAACAAAAGCAACCACTGCCTTTTGCGTTTTACTTAAAATGTATACGTTAAACTTCCTTTTAGAAAAAATGGCGTTCCAGGAGTGAAATGAATTTCTTCTACTGGTGCTATTTCATTCTGAAGCCTTGATGTTGTTGCAAATTGAGTTTCATTCCATTCCGTATCAAACAGGTTTTCTACGGCAAGACCAATTCCCAAATTTTTAGAAACTTGGTAGTCAAGCTTTACATCGCTTACAAAATACCCGTCTGCAACTATGGAGTTATCTTCATTTGCCGGACGGTCATCTATAAAACGGTAGTTGATTCCTCCTGAGAATCGTCCTAAATTAAGCACACTCAACCCTCCCGCCATGGTGAAATCTGGTGCCAGCGGAATATAATCTTCCCCAGAAGCCTCTTCTATACTTCGTGCTTTTGTTAGGGTTAAATCTGTATTAAAAAACAACCAATCGGTTAATTGGTAACGTACCCCAAAATCTACCCCAAAACGTTCCGTTTTACCGCTAGGTTCTACGATACCCGCATCACCCACGTAAACAAACTCTTGTTCTAAATACAAATACCATGCGGTGGCATTTAAAAATACTTTAGGCGTAGGACGCCAAAGAGTTCCTAAATCTACCCCATAAGCTGCAGGAAGGGTTTCTTCTTCAGTTGTCGCTACCACCACACGCGTATCATTAGAGTGATACCCAATTCCTGATTTTAGAAAAAATTGTAGTTCTGGATTGCTCGAATACAATACATTTAATTTTGGCGCTAGAAATGCTTTATCCTCTGACGTATTGGTATAAATTTCTTGTAAATCATCTGTATACTGAAAATTGAAATAATCCAATCGTAATCCAGGAATTACAGTAAAATTACCCAATTCATAATCTAGACTTGCATAGGCAAAACTATTAGTTTCTTTGATGCTCCCTAATTGTATGTTTTCTACTATTGTTTTTCTATTTAAGGTATGTGATAATTCTACGTCATTATTATAATCTGCCCTTAGCCCTACTCCTGCTTTTAGCAATACTTCAGAGGTACCCCAGGTCATGTTCTTTTGCAATTCAGAATTAAACCCAAAAATATCACGATCCTCAAACTGTTTTATTTGATCTCCATTTTCTGGATCCTCTAAAAAGAAAGTGAAATTGGAGTACAACTCAAACCCGTAGTTCGCATAGAACACATTAGACCGTATGAACGTCTCATCATCTAAAATTTTAAGTAATGAAGCGTTAAGATTAGTTCTACTGGTCGTACCACCTTCCGTATCATCTATAGCACCAAATCTGGAAATCAATCCGCTAGCTACAGCACGTTCGGGTATTTGCCCTGAGGCATCCCAAGTACTTGTAAAATGTGACGCCGAAACAGATAAGGTACTTGCATCTTTAAAACGGGTACTATACTTCCCAAAAAGATTGAGTCTTGAAAAATTCTGAGGCGAATCAAAAGCGCCATCAAATTGCGTTAATTCAGTAGCTATATACGCATAGTCTGTATCTGAATTGACCAAATTAAACATTCCTAAGGCCCTGTTCCATCCAAAATCTCCAACTTCATACCGAAGCATACTCTTATCTAAATGATTCTTAGTAGTAAAATCTACGTAAGCTGCTGTAGCAAAATTTCCTTTATTCGCATAATAAGGACCCTTACCAAAATCTATATTATCTAAGGTTTCCGGAATTACAAAATGCAAATCGGCATACCCTTGGCCATGCGCATGAGACACCATATTTACGGGCATACCATCTACAGAAATGGCAATATCGGTTCCATGATCAATATCAAAACCTCTTAAAAATAGCTGCTCTGCTTTTCCGCCACCTGCATGCTGACCAATAATCAGACCTGGTACTTTTTGCAATAATTCTTGAGATGATTTTACGGGTGTTGTTTTTAAATCTATCGCCGAAACTACATTCAATCCATTTAATGTAGGTCTAATAACAATCTCATCTAACTCAAAAGATTCTTCAACCAATTGGATGACGAGGCGTTGATTTTGCGTGAGATCCTGTATCACGAAATTCTGCTTTTTATAGCCTAAAGCTCCAATACGAAGGGTATCTCCTACTTGATTGCCTTCTAACTTAAAAAAACCTAACTCATTACTATGGGTATGCTTTTCGGAATGTATATTTAAAATATACGCCCCTTCAATAGGATTGCTTTTTGCGTCAATCAGTTTTCCCTTCACCGTTTGTGAATAGCTACTTTGAACCATTTGAAAACAACATAATAGGGCGAAAATTTTATACATAA encodes:
- a CDS encoding BamA/TamA family outer membrane protein, which codes for MTGSIFVGKMRGNEIAIVLVLLFFFKGYSQEVAQDSTKNLNVTIFPVAFYTAETDFGFGALGVASFWMKNQPRTTRASSLQLGASYTTKNQILIYVPFELYTNEEKWRYVGEVGYYRYVYNYFGQGIKSKESDLETYEVSFPRIRLSVLRQVLPNISAGLTYELDDFKNLQSKAGGVLENSEVIGKEGGAVSNIGAVVHYDSRDHIFYPTKGFFIQASYFVSSSLLGSSFNYNKFILDNRFYQKVGKNQVLAANLFLGTATDGMPFLDQFTLGGKRTRGINSRRYQDNSEASFALEYRFPIISRFGGVVFGSTGTVAPNLDDVFSSPYKNSGGVGLRYIINKRDGVRIRADYGISSEGGIFTFTIKEAF
- a CDS encoding TonB-dependent receptor domain-containing protein, which translates into the protein MYKIFALLCCFQMVQSSYSQTVKGKLIDAKSNPIEGAYILNIHSEKHTHSNELGFFKLEGNQVGDTLRIGALGYKKQNFVIQDLTQNQRLVIQLVEESFELDEIVIRPTLNGLNVVSAIDLKTTPVKSSQELLQKVPGLIIGQHAGGGKAEQLFLRGFDIDHGTDIAISVDGMPVNMVSHAHGQGYADLHFVIPETLDNIDFGKGPYYANKGNFATAAYVDFTTKNHLDKSMLRYEVGDFGWNRALGMFNLVNSDTDYAYIATELTQFDGAFDSPQNFSRLNLFGKYSTRFKDASTLSVSASHFTSTWDASGQIPERAVASGLISRFGAIDDTEGGTTSRTNLNASLLKILDDETFIRSNVFYANYGFELYSNFTFFLEDPENGDQIKQFEDRDIFGFNSELQKNMTWGTSEVLLKAGVGLRADYNNDVELSHTLNRKTIVENIQLGSIKETNSFAYASLDYELGNFTVIPGLRLDYFNFQYTDDLQEIYTNTSEDKAFLAPKLNVLYSSNPELQFFLKSGIGYHSNDTRVVVATTEEETLPAAYGVDLGTLWRPTPKVFLNATAWYLYLEQEFVYVGDAGIVEPSGKTERFGVDFGVRYQLTDWLFFNTDLTLTKARSIEEASGEDYIPLAPDFTMAGGLSVLNLGRFSGGINYRFIDDRPANEDNSIVADGYFVSDVKLDYQVSKNLGIGLAVENLFDTEWNETQFATTSRLQNEIAPVEEIHFTPGTPFFLKGSLTYTF